The Musa acuminata AAA Group cultivar baxijiao chromosome BXJ2-5, Cavendish_Baxijiao_AAA, whole genome shotgun sequence genomic interval CCTCTTTCCACGCCTTCTTCCTTGCTCTGTCAACGGTAGCTGCCAAGCTCCCTGCTCCGCTCTCTCTCGCGCGCACGGTGGGTGACAGGAACAGAGGGATCCGGTTCATGCGCAGGAGGCGGACCGCCTTCGGTGATCGATCGAGAAGAGGATGAACCTGTGGGCAGATGATAATGCCTCCATGATGGAGGCCTTCACCGATCTCCAGGGCTTCCCGTGGGCGGCTACTCCTACTCCGTCCACCCCACCCCTTCCCACAGCCTTGGATCCGGGGAGGGCCCTAATCGGCCCTGCCACTCCCGCTCCGCCTCCGACGGCGTACTTCAACCAGGAGACGCTCCAGCAGCGGCTGCAGACCCTGATCGATGGGGCGGGGGAGAACTGGACGTACGGCATATTCTGGCAGTCGTCGGTGGACGCCGCCTCCGGGGCGTCTTTCCTTGGGTGGGGCGACGGCTATTACAAGGGTTGCGAGGAGGACAAGCGGAAGCAGCGGGCCGCCAGCGCCGCCTCCGCTGCCGAGCAGGAGCACCGCAAGCGCGTTCTGCGGGAGCTCAACTCGCTCATCTCCGGCGGCGGGTCCTCGGCTCAGGACGAGACCGTCGAGGAGGAGGTCACTGACACCGAGTGGTTCTTCCTCGTCTCCATGACCCAGTCCTTCGTCAACGGCGACGGCCTGCCCGGCCAGGCTCTCTACGACGGCGCCCCCTCCTGGGTTGCCGGCTGCGACCATCTGGCTGCCGCGCCTTGCGAGCGCGCCCGCCAGGCCCAGCTGTTCGGTATCCAGACCATGGTCTGCGCCCCCGTCGGGTCCGGCGTGCTCGAGCTCGGATCCACCAACGTGATCCTCCACAGCCCCGAGATCATGGGCAAGATCCGCGTCCTCTTCAATTTCGGCTCCCCGGATTCGCCCTCCACTGCTGCCGCATCCTTGATCGCGCCGCAATCTGCAGCTGCGACCCCCGCTGCAGACCAGGGAGAGACGGATCCGTCGGTGCTCTGGCTAACAGAACCCTCCATGGTCGAGATCAAAGACTCCGTCTCCCCTGCACCGGCCGCCGCCGACATCTCCGTCACAAAACTCCCGATCCAACTCGAAAGCAACCCTAGCTCCACTGTCCACATCGAAAACCCTGCTTCTTCTATGGAGATCCAAAAAGCCCTCTACGGCCACCAGCAACAGATCCATCAACCGCAGCATCAGAGTAGCGGCAGTAAACCGCAGAGCCAACCTTTCTTCTCCAAAGAGTTAAATTTCTCCGGGTTCGCCTCGAACGGCTCCGTGGCTTTCCACTCGGTCAAGCCGGAGTCGGGGGACATCCTAAATTTCGCCGGTGGCAAGAGGAATTCCTCGCCGGTCCCTGTCACCGGCAGCGTCTTCTCCCACCACCAAGCCGCCGCTGTGGCAGACGACAAGAAGAACAGCAAATCCACGGGGACGACATCCATGGTGAGCAACAACGATGAGGGGATGCTCTCCTTCTCGTCGGCTCCCACAAGGCCGCCCTCCAATAGCCAACTGAAGTCTTCCTGTGGCGGCGGTGTCCTCGATGGTGCCGATTCAGATCAGTCGGACCTGGAGGCGTCGGTGCGCGAGGTGGAGAGCATCCGGGTGGTGGAACCGGAGAAGCGACCGAGGAAGCGGGGCCGTAAGCCTGCCAACGGTCGTGAGGAGCCTCTGAACCATGTAGAAGCCGAGCGGCAGCGCCGTGAGAAGCTCAATCAGAGGTTCTATGCGCTGCGTGCGGTAGTGCCCAACGTGTCCAAGATGGACAAAGCCTCCCTCCTGGGTGATGCCGTCTCATACATCAACGAGCTCCGGTCAAAGCTTCAAGCTACGGAAGCCGACAAGGAGGAGCTGCAGTCACAAATGGAGATCATCAAGAAGGAGCGCGAATCCGCCCCTGCCCGCCCAGCGCCGCCGCCTCGATACGACGTCAAGATGATGAAGGGATGCCATGGGGTGGAAATCGACGTGAAGTTACTGGGATCGGAGGCCATGATCCGATTGCAGAGTCAAAAACGGAATCACCCAGCCGCAAGGCTGATGGCTGCATTGCAGGACCTCGATCTCGAAGTGCATTACGCAAGCGTGTCCGTGGTGAAGGACCTCATGATCCAGCAGGCAACGGTGCAGATGTCTAGCAGGGTGTACACGCAGGAGCAGCTCAATGCCGCCCTTTACTCTAGACTGGTTGCCGAGACACCACCATTCAGCAGATAAGTCTGCTGAGAGCGAGGACAGTTTTGGCGAGGATTGCTGGCTCAGCCTGCGTTTACTTGTGGCCGGCCGGAGTTCGTAGTTTATGTGCCGAATTCTGTGTCATGTCTACTGATATATAAACGGAACTGTGGAAGTTGTCATGTCTACTCCTTAGGGTTGCAGTAAGTTTCTCAAAAGTGAGACGGAGCTGCGGCCAGGAAGGTCGGTATTTGTACGCAAGGAAGGTGGTGCTATGTCTCTGTTGCATGTCTACTGCTGCAGCTTTTCTCGGATCAGAGATGGCCTTCTGGATCTTGTTTCATGTGAAACGTGGCTTGCTTCATTTTAGATCTCGCAGGCACTACAGCAGTACAAGAGGCCAAAAGTCATGCTGTAAGAGGCACTGGCATGAACTTGAGGTCCTTTGTTTCTTAGAAGGATGGTTGCCATTATTTaaaatccaagaacaataatttttAGATGTGCATGAATCACAAGCTGTCACTCTGGAATAGAATAGAATATAATACTTCTCACAAAAATGTCTGGTAGCACTCAGAAGGATTtcttttcgtatgaaaccaagccaTGCACTCCTCCCTCCGCCTGTGCAGCTCCTGTTCGGACCTGGAACAGGAGATAAGGACAGAAAATAAGCATCTAAATAAATGAGGACTTACATATAGTAATTTCAACATCTTCCTATATGACATATAACTGTCTTGTTTTTGAacctaaatgaaaaaaaaaaacagttgtTCTTGTGCTGAAATTTTCCAACTCATATCCCTTTCCATACAATCCTGGCCTTCTTTGGGGAGGGAGTCCTTAGTGAAGTTACAAAAAAAGATAAGGAAATCTGTAATCTGCACAATTTTGGTGGTGGTGGTCATTACCAACATTTCATCCAACAAACAGTAAGAGTATAGGCATATATCTTCAGAGAGAACAGAGCTAGATTACATTGAGATACATTTTAAATTATTCTAACTCCCCCCGATGAGAAGAAAGAATGAACCGAGTAAATGACAGAAAACTAGATTATCTCGAAATCAATCACCAAGCAAGCCCCACAATAAATTTTACGAAGCCAATTAAATTGGAGATGAGATATGCAACATGGTGTTTGTTTCGACATTTTCATAGCTCATCATTTGAGAATACCAGAGGCCTCTTCAGTGGTTACAGTCCATCGTATTCTATCACTATAACTAAAAGAAGGCACGAAAGTTGATCCAAATACCAAGCTCCACAATCAATGAGTAACGGTTGATTAGTATGTAACAAGTTTAAGCTATAAAAACAAGTCATACCTCGAATCTTAGCACCTCCGAACGTAACAGATCATGAGCCGACTCCAAAGATGATGCACCAAGATCCTGAAATCCTTGCTTGACAGCTTGCATGGTGTAAGGAATAAACTTCAATATGGAGCCTTTGTCAGCTACAGCACCAACAACTCCCTGAGCAACCTTGAGCTTCAGTGTGTCGCCCAAGTAGCGGGCATCACTACCCTTTGTCATAGCTTCTAAAGAGCCCATGCCCCGATACTTCTTGACTCGGCGACCATTCTGTAAAAGCAGATATCAGGCAGGACAAAGTCATTGCAGTGCAACAACAAAATATCGAGCCCTGGAAAGAGAATTGGTGTACAAATGCCATCAAAAGCTTCAAGATAAACATGCTCACTTTGCAAAGCAAAAAAGTCTACACGTGTGTCTTTTGATGATACACTTGAGTATTCAGTCTTAACTGAGTGTATGCACTTGAGTATTAGTTCTGGGTATCGGGGTCAATTGgtcactctttatatggcttcaaCACTTCATTAGgtgcttatttttaagatttgtccACCACACTAGAATTACATCAACTTCTTTTAATTTAGGCAAAGAAGATGTACCTACCTGTTTAATCTCAGCCACCAGACGTCATTTCCTATAAAGAAACATAAATGAATTGAAGTCCCCATAAAATTATAGGCTTATTCTCAAGACATATTTTCTTTGTGGTTACTACAAGATCTCTAGCATGAACGACAAGGCAACGGGCCTTATGGATCTGATAAGATGCTACATTCTTTGGTTTGAGAATGTGAATTTGAAAAGAGATATTCATGTTATGTACTCTTTCATTATATGgcatatatttcaaatgtgaacttGAGATAGGCATATAACAGAAAACAGAGCTTTAACATAAAGCCAAGACAATTGTGTAAACCCAGCTATGCGAGCATACAAGATCATCTAgtttgaagcatttcattcactacGCTGATCATCAAACAGCACGAGTTAAAACACATGTATATACAGAAGATGTCATACTGTTTAGATGATACGATGATGTTAAAACCGTTGACCAGAAATTTTTTGCTCTTTTATGACAAGTTAAATGAAATTTCCTTCCATCTAGGGCTCATTAACAAGTCATTCAGCTAAGTTAAAAACTCAAATTATGCCTGACCTAATTAACAATGCATGATCATAGCAAGTCAGAGATTAGATGCATGACTAATTCAAGAATATGTAAGATCTGGATATATAGAATGCATGCTGCATGTTGCACGCAGTGGCAGATGATCACAACTCAGAGGTACGTCATAATAAACCAGTAAAGACTAAGAATTTCCCGATCTCTAGGTAATGTGCATGAGGACATTGCACAGCACATGCTGGCCTTGATCATCATGCATAGTTGATGCATTCGAGCAGTTGCCCATGAAAATAAACAAACAACAACAAACGGTTATTACAGCAGGCATAATATATCAACGAGGGAAGTTGTCTAAGAACATAAGCAAATATTTATCTCTTAATAAAACATACCAGATACTCATAAACACCAGGAGCCTCACCACTACCAGCTAGAAAACTGCCCATCATCACAGTAGAAGCCCCTAAAACCAAAGCTTTCACGATGTGTCCAGAATTTGAAATCCCACCATCAGCAATAACAGGCACATCATGGTCCTTTGCAAAAGATGCAACCTTGTATACTGCTGTTGCCTATGCAAATCAATGCAAGCACAGCGTTTAAATCTCTAATAGTCTTAAAAGAATGTGTGAAGTTATACAGAATGATTACACCTTTGCAGCCACTAGAAGAGGCTTAATGCGTATTGTAAAAATTAGTAATCGACAAAGTATTATTCTGCAGGTGATACAAAGTACAATGGGGATGAGGTAGTAGAGATAGCATACCTGTCCTCTGCCCACAGCACAGACCTCCTGGGTGGTACATATGGATCCCGATCCCATGCCCACCCTCAACCCATCAGCCCCGGCCTTGATCAGATTCTGAGCCTGCGGAATCGTGACAACATTCCCTCCGATGACATCCAACTCCGGGTACGTACTCTTTGCATGCTTGATCATCTCGATCTGGTAAATCGAGTTCCCCTGCGAGCTGTCCACCACCACGACGTTCGTCCCGGCCTTCACCAGATGTTCCAGCCTCTCCTTGTCCGCCTCCCGGGTTCCTATCGCCGCCCCTATCACGAACCGCGCATCAGGTCCCAAGGATGGCACTCCCAACCTCGGGAATCCCTTGATCCTCTCCACGTCGCCCTTGGTGACCAGATCCACCACTTCCCCGTCCTCCGCCACCAGCGGAGCGTACTCCAAACCCCCGCCGGCGAGGAAAGACGCCACCTTTTCCAAGTCGTAGCTCGCCGGGGCCGACGCTGGCGCCGGCCTCATGTACTCGGAGACAGCAGCGGCCCTGTCCGCTAGGCCCTCCCAATCGGACTTGGCGACGACGCCGACAACCCTCGATTTGGAGGTACCCGACTCGGTGACGAGGGCGTAAGCGGCGGGACCGAAGTCGGGTACGGTGTCGGAGGGCGAGAAGAAGACGGGGTCGGTAGCAAAGGGGATGCGACGGGCCTTTGCGGCGCGGACAATGGCGGCCTGGTCTTCGGGGGGGGCGTTGCAGTGGACGATGGCAGCGCCGCCAAGGGAGGCCATGGCGACGGACATGGAGGCCTCAGAGACGGTGTCCATGGGGGAGGCGACACAGGGGATGGAGAGGGGGAGGCGGCGGGAGAGGCGGGTGGAGAGGTTGACGGCGTCGGCGGGGAAGTCGATGTAACCGGGGAGGACGATGACATCGTCGTAGGTGTACGAGACGCCCTGGGCAAAGAGTCGCGTCGCAGGGAACCCGTCTTCCAGCTCGTAGCGAGGGCCGTTCATGGCGTAGTCGTAAGGTCTTCTAGGGTTTCAACGAAGAGCGGGCAGCGAAAGAGGTCGAACACGAGAGAACGGGGAGCGGGGCGTTACACCCGTGGACACGCCACGCTTAGAGAGGTTGGTGAGGATCCTATCCAAGAACAATTTTAATCGGAACCCCTGCAAATCGTCTCAGATCTCGACCGTCCACCCACAAGCGGCCGCAATCACCGTCACCAACTTCTTCAAACACCGAACACAGTGATTGGATAGCATCCGAAGTTGGCGGGGGGTCGCCACTTTGGCTGCAGCCGTATCCGACGGATATACTAATCGACGGTGGAAATTGGAAGGAAGCAGCGGCACGCGTTGGACGCTACTCGGATGGTTGACAGCGGTACTCTTCCATCTACTTCGGGATGATACATCTTTTAATATGGATTGAGATTTTTTTCTAATTGTTCGGCCAATGATCTCCTGCAGCGTTATTTCTGGGATTATCTCAAAGCTTTTGATTCGCAAACCAAAGGTGTTCGTCCCAAACGATTGTAGCCACAAGCAGACTACTCTCCCCCTTTCCACCTGCTTTCAACAAGCGGTCCAGTTTTATCACAAGATCGGACGGTAGAGATTGACACGAACAGAAACAACTTCGacggatccgtcgatcaataactcTCGACCTTTCACGGTGTTTCATAAACATATCATACATGCGGAAACTTTACCCAATGACAGCGGTTAATTTGCTGCTTTGGCCGTGTGAAAGGTCGACGACTTGAGACTTTCCTACGGGTCTTATTTAGCTCTAGTCGGTACCGCTAAAGCGGCGGCCTCTCCTGTACCACATTCGTCGATCGTCGGTGCCGGAAAGGGTTCATGGGGCTCGGAAAATGCCATCGCCATCCCCCCTTTCCCCTCTCGTCCTCGCCTCCGGATCCCGCCAATCCCGCCGCACCAACCGATCTCGACCTGGATAgctccgctgctgctgctgctgctgccgccgccctcGAGAACGGCCAGAACGACGCCCACCTCCTCCCTCCCTTAGGCCGCGGCGGAGCTCCGCCGCTGTCTACGTGGCTGGCGACCGGTCTCGTTTCTCGCATGAGCTGGAAACCGACGGATCTGGACCGCCGGAAGGCCGGCTCCCTCTCGATCAACCGCGATACGACCCCCTCCGCGCCGATCCCGCCGCTGCCTCCGATGGATCCGGTGAGATCGGTGAAGGAGATTGAGGACCGCGAGGAGGATGACGTTGATGAGGAAGACGAAGAGGGGAGGAAGCAGCCGCAGGGGCGTTCGTTAGCGCAGTGCGGGCAGAGGCGGAGGAGGCGATCGCGAAGGCAGCCAGAACAAACGCCGTAACGGGGCTGGGAGGTGAATGTGTGCTTCCGGCATCTCCACCCCGctccctcctcctcatcctccgtcGCCCATAGGACCATCTCCTCAGCCATCGATCTCCGGGCGCCACCCATTTCCTTCTTCTCTGcttctccccttctcttctttgtGGGGATTCTTCGACGACGGAGGCGGTCACCTGTGGTGTTcggcatatatacacacacaacagtGTGGTGATAAGAAACCGGTTTAAGGTAACCGCTAATGGCTTACTGGTGGATTTAAGTTTGGGTGGGTGGAAGGAACAAACGGCTGGAATGCGTCGGGGAGCATCATGATCTCTTGGAGGAACACGCGATCATGATGATGGATGGAGTGGAGGAAGCGAAGAAGGCATCGATGGAGCACGAGACCGCAATCATAGCGATGTGGGCCGACCATTCTCGTGCACTCACTCGAATACAGATGCAGATTTATATTTCATATTAATTAGTTTGATATGCTAAATTATGTGTATATTTATTAAAATTGCAGAGTCACATACACACACCGACCTCAATTATCGCAATTGATTGGGCTAAGAGACCTTTTGACTCCGGTGGTTCCAACCATCATCCTCGCTCGTTGTCATCTTTTGGCCGCTTTTCTTGAAGACTATCCTCTGTTTAGCAAATGTAGTTCAGAACATTCACATACCATTGTTTATATCTAACAAATATGTTTTTAGTTGCAATCGATGACATAATTTTTGAAGGAAATGACCGTTGAATATCCTACTTCTAGTTTCATACATAtcctaaaataatatatttttaatttaattattactaTCAATAAGAGTATAATAAAAaatagataattttaaaattcaaactaattaatttactaaataaaacGATAAGATTTCTTTTGTATATACTCATCTTAACATTGGTAACTATAACTTTTAACCAAAAGGTAAACACACATATAATAAGTTATGAcgttcaaaagctataaatatAATATACTCATAAGTTATCGTTGACAACATACATATGTTTATTTCCTTATCCAATCACTCGAATGAGGTTTTAATATTCTTATATGCAAAAtagtatcatattttaaaatcataaatatatgataattaatagttaaaatattattataacttTTTTTAGCAAATATAATCCTAGAATATAGTATATGCAAAACAAAGAGAAAAATTTTACAACGAAATAATTTAAAACACTTATATACACATGAAACATATCAAATTTAtaaatttgtatatctcatatcataacatatatgtaAATTctcacatcatatatatatatatatatatatatatatatatatatatatatatatatatatatatatatatatatatatatatataccatacaTTGTAATACATACATGCACTCCCACAACAtatgttataatatatatgtatattcttaCATTGtattgtcacagacaaactttaaacaggatgtttgatgtaatgcttatgtatgtccgtgtcttttggtatgttcatactttgcatagcatatagagggacgcccgaaggcttaatagtctcattttagttgggttggtggtcgctttaggcttgtaaataaaggttgtgtcatgtggacacttgtaagagattttcgatctataatggaccattttgaccctttgttgtgcaactattcaaagcttgtaaagtctgtttgtaatttgaattgtctataaagtgttttcggatATGTTTCCTTATGGattccgagtgaggcgttttctctaactcactttctcttttgtgggtcctaagggaccatgggaggctgacctttgcggacggacaagcaagggtgctgcacgacttaggtaaaaccagataagtctatgacagatggtatcagagcgggacaatcactcatagaaatacttagcatgcaaacgtgggggacctagcggggctgcattgagggcggtcagcacacgtgcgaccgtttgggggaaaacagacatgggagatgtagagaaaaggagtcgctcggaggtgcagacatatgagattggcattcaaaggaatggccaaccttttacgtaagaggcaccacgagaacaagcaagcttggaagaatgcggagcgcacaaaggttgggatggctgagtttaagctacagctcaacgttgacaactatacttgatagtactcaaggcaagcgagacgcttggtaaaggatgagaccatataaggtggaatgagttgcttagcgaccgaaagagttgtgcaaagctcacagaggtgagggaaattgctaactcgaagaattcggtactcatgcatgggcttgtatgcggacgatggaatgttcgtggccatccccaagcgaccgaaactcggcaccatggagcattagaactttctctttggcatgtgaaggatacgtccgtaggaggctaaagtgtgcaacgagttcagtatttttctaggccttgagtggtgcagcgggggctgtattggcatggagtcacaatctagcaagtgcgtttgcaggaggcaaaacaatgcacagtttgttcagcaaatcgaagTAGTctgaaggggatggtggtctgcgaaacgaagagagatgttacttcaacgggatagatatctaggagggataagtctctgctctttagagggagaatcatgtgtaacagaccgcacatgttgaggaggagtacctcaataaacaacaaccccacgaagctcaatggattgagcaagcggcaaggagtcgtcgcatgatctcgcttgagagaatgcattggaggatgcattacgagattaaGTCGGGGAgtaacccaaagcaacacaaatgaaggcacacttggagtcgatatgaagatcgaattcaagggagggctaacccgtggaattgtgggcgtgagggccaccatcaactcaatgtaaaaaCGGGGAGCAGAgtaacttgggtataacttggggaagtacccaagccgcatgaagggagccaacatagaagatggaacatggagtggagaTACAGTGTTTTCCTTGGATAGagatcaaggatatgaactcttgcagaggcaagagcagaatcatgttgttctatgggtccttcattctgacaaagcggactcatcttgcatggtgccaaagacgaagggagcttctgggcacatgcaccttatctcggagaagcatttgatggagaaactaaggCGACTTAACTTGTGGAGGCgatgttgggttcaaaaggccttggcatgggacaagaggacgtggaggcgggtactcttgaagaatatgccatagtgttatcattcaagttgccaggcgggaagcggtgcacagcggagattgtgctggtaggggcagaggcctaggatacaaacaatggtgcaccattttcagcgaagtcaaTGGACtttgagagctactaggcgatggactgtcctagagcggtgcttcatctaggtgtgacctaatagtgggtggatgaaggtcgattgccaaagaagcgaacaaaatcgaaggtggaagagaccctgcgatgtattggcagaggccacacatggagggatcataatttgagttcatcccacaaggatcagaatgcaatagagatgtcaccatgaggcgacatggtgcaacggatcgtggtggaatagttcgtggcaatgtgatacacacgacattgtcccgtgagggactagatcatacggaggtatgattgggagctactggaagctccacttcagtgaacaacatgatggcaagaagggctatggattcaaggagtaaaggccatggtaccacagaggcgggtcttcggtgcgtgcatcgaattttgtatcggatgaaaaccttggtcatcagcatatgggggctatgttccattaagggaaaagtttgaatgcaagtaccaatgagtcccatgggagggacttgatcatgcagaggtatgatcgaagcagctgaagagttggactactctagagcccatatcgcttaagggagcccggcaaatcagaggacaaggtcgagtcaacgaacgttgctaccaaagaagctaaggagaacagaatcgatgcaaaccttataatgcgatggcaaaggccatgcatgggagttgcaatctgtctttccattaaccaaagggagctgcttggagaacacagaggtattgaagtagggggtcgaaaggggcaaggaagtgacgacgagtccagagggacttagctatcctaaatcaagcatcagttagaatggaggtggactcagaggagtgccacagagacatatctattgatcatgaagaaaagagaTGTAGATGCAAGATGACGGATAGTaaagccatgggcatggtagtgccatggtaccacagaggcgggacttccgtgaaagtcattgatcccttgctctcatggagggagagtgtttggtcgtgaaaggggccgaggaggtggagcatgcagaggcaaactctaagtaccaagacaaagctgaagggtagaggccaaggaacttcgtaagattagtgtcaacaagcttctcatcaagatagtcgaaagcgAAGGACTTCTTGTCATGCaaaagtgcacgaccaaggaatgaagcaagtagtacacggtgctgtacctttgctactcaatggagtatgtgataggattgatggagaagacggtataatcccagaggcaaccaaatctattagagaattactccaagttggggtgaa includes:
- the LOC103985317 gene encoding transcription factor MYC2, which produces MNLWADDNASMMEAFTDLQGFPWAATPTPSTPPLPTALDPGRALIGPATPAPPPTAYFNQETLQQRLQTLIDGAGENWTYGIFWQSSVDAASGASFLGWGDGYYKGCEEDKRKQRAASAASAAEQEHRKRVLRELNSLISGGGSSAQDETVEEEVTDTEWFFLVSMTQSFVNGDGLPGQALYDGAPSWVAGCDHLAAAPCERARQAQLFGIQTMVCAPVGSGVLELGSTNVILHSPEIMGKIRVLFNFGSPDSPSTAAASLIAPQSAAATPAADQGETDPSVLWLTEPSMVEIKDSVSPAPAAADISVTKLPIQLESNPSSTVHIENPASSMEIQKALYGHQQQIHQPQHQSSGSKPQSQPFFSKELNFSGFASNGSVAFHSVKPESGDILNFAGGKRNSSPVPVTGSVFSHHQAAAVADDKKNSKSTGTTSMVSNNDEGMLSFSSAPTRPPSNSQLKSSCGGGVLDGADSDQSDLEASVREVESIRVVEPEKRPRKRGRKPANGREEPLNHVEAERQRREKLNQRFYALRAVVPNVSKMDKASLLGDAVSYINELRSKLQATEADKEELQSQMEIIKKERESAPARPAPPPRYDVKMMKGCHGVEIDVKLLGSEAMIRLQSQKRNHPAARLMAALQDLDLEVHYASVSVVKDLMIQQATVQMSSRVYTQEQLNAALYSRLVAETPPFSR
- the LOC135612697 gene encoding inosine-5'-monophosphate dehydrogenase-like; this translates as MNGPRYELEDGFPATRLFAQGVSYTYDDVIVLPGYIDFPADAVNLSTRLSRRLPLSIPCVASPMDTVSEASMSVAMASLGGAAIVHCNAPPEDQAAIVRAAKARRIPFATDPVFFSPSDTVPDFGPAAYALVTESGTSKSRVVGVVAKSDWEGLADRAAAVSEYMRPAPASAPASYDLEKVASFLAGGGLEYAPLVAEDGEVVDLVTKGDVERIKGFPRLGVPSLGPDARFVIGAAIGTREADKERLEHLVKAGTNVVVVDSSQGNSIYQIEMIKHAKSTYPELDVIGGNVVTIPQAQNLIKAGADGLRVGMGSGSICTTQEVCAVGRGQATAVYKVASFAKDHDVPVIADGGISNSGHIVKALVLGASTVMMGSFLAGSGEAPGVYEYLNGRRVKKYRGMGSLEAMTKGSDARYLGDTLKLKVAQGVVGAVADKGSILKFIPYTMQAVKQGFQDLGASSLESAHDLLRSEVLRFEVRTGAAQAEGGVHGLVSYEKKSF